Within Thermodesulfobacteriota bacterium, the genomic segment AGCCAGCTGCGGCCGGGCATGCCGATGTCCAGGAGGACGACGTCGAACTCCTCCTTCGCCGCCAGCGCCAGGGCCTCCTGGCCGCCGGAGGCCTCGCCCGCGGCCTCGATGTCCTGGGTCGCGTCCACGATGTGCTTGATGCCCTCGCGCACCACGGCGTGGTCGTCGACGATGAGGACGCGGATCATGCTCTCTCCTCCTGGGGTCTCAGGGGAATCCTCGCCTCCACCACCGTCCCGCCCATCGCGCCCGCGCTGACCGTGACCCTGCCTCCGAGGAGGGCGGCCCGCTCCCGCATGCCCAAGAGGCCCATGGACGTCCGGCTCTTGACCTGCTCCTCCGTGATGCCGGCGCCGTCGTCGGCGACCCTGAGCCGGGCGAGCTCGCCCTCGACCCCCAGCGCCACCTCCACGGACCGTGCTCCCGCGTGGCGGGCCACGTTGGTGAGGGCCTCCTGGAAGATGCGGAAGACCGCGGTGCCGGCGTGGGGCGCGATGGCCGGCTCCTCCTCGGGCACCCGGCAGCGGCAGGGGATCCCCGTGCGCTTTGCGAACTCCCCGGCCTGCCACTCCACGGCGGCCGCCAGGCCCAGGTCGTCGAGGATACCGGGCCGAAGCTCGGCCGCAATGCGCTGCACCGTGCGGATCGTCCGGTCCGTGAGGTCGCGCAGGGGCCGGACCCGCTCGCCCAGCCGCTCGGCCGCCCCGGGGTTCTCGGCGAGGAGCGAGAGCTCGATCCGCAGGGCCGTGAGGGACTGCCCCAGGTCGTCGTGGATCTCGCGGGAAATGCGTCCCCGCTCCTCCTCGCGCACCTTTTCCAGGTAGGCCGAGAGGCTTCGGAAGCGGTCCGCGCTGCGCCGGTCCGTTCCGCCCCGGCCACGCTGCCCCGTCACGTCGAAGCACGCCCCCACGAACCCGGAAAAGGCGCCGTCCAGATCCTCGAAGGGGCGCCCCACGTCCACGACCCAGCGGTACTCCCCCGAGTGGTGACGCAGACGAAACTGGTGCTCGAAGGGCAGCCGGGCGGCGAAGGCCTCGTGCCGGATCTCGAGGCAGCGCGGCAGATCCTCGGGATGGATGCCCCGGGTCCACCCGTCGCCCCGTTCCTCCTCCATGGTGCGCCCGGTGAAGCCGAGCCACGCCCGGTTGAAGTAGTCGCAGCTCCCGGCGGCATCGGCCCGCCATACCGGGTTGGGGATGGCATCGAACATCTGCACGTAGAGATCCCGGGACCGAAGGATCGACTGCTGGAGCCGGTCCCGCTCGGTGACGTCGCGGAAGATCACCTGGTACACGCCCGGGCCCACCCGCTTCAGCCGCGCCTCCACGACGATCCACGCTCCGTCCTTGCGCCGCACCTCCCGGCGCTCCACCACGATCCGGCCCTGCTGGAGCTCTGCCAGCAGCGGGGACGGGACTCCCGGCACCTCGAGCACCAGGAGGTCCTCCACCCCTAGCCCCAGCATCTCCTCGCAGCCATAGCCGAGCATCCGGCACGCCTCCCCGTTGACGTCGCGCAGCCGGCCGCGATCGTCGAAGTGGATGATGCCGTCGGCCGCTTCTTCCAGGAAGCGCCGGTAGCGCTGCTCGCTGGCCCGGGCCACGGCTTCCGCGTCGCGC encodes:
- a CDS encoding PAS domain-containing sensor histidine kinase, with the protein product MGLVALAAFATELAIMVFLYTVFPSIPHWAEAGLDAALLVVLLSPALYTLVVRPMRLQIEERRDAEAVARASEQRYRRFLEEAADGIIHFDDRGRLRDVNGEACRMLGYGCEEMLGLGVEDLLVLEVPGVPSPLLAELQQGRIVVERREVRRKDGAWIVVEARLKRVGPGVYQVIFRDVTERDRLQQSILRSRDLYVQMFDAIPNPVWRADAAGSCDYFNRAWLGFTGRTMEEERGDGWTRGIHPEDLPRCLEIRHEAFAARLPFEHQFRLRHHSGEYRWVVDVGRPFEDLDGAFSGFVGACFDVTGQRGRGGTDRRSADRFRSLSAYLEKVREEERGRISREIHDDLGQSLTALRIELSLLAENPGAAERLGERVRPLRDLTDRTIRTVQRIAAELRPGILDDLGLAAAVEWQAGEFAKRTGIPCRCRVPEEEPAIAPHAGTAVFRIFQEALTNVARHAGARSVEVALGVEGELARLRVADDGAGITEEQVKSRTSMGLLGMRERAALLGGRVTVSAGAMGGTVVEARIPLRPQEERA